From Candidatus Cloacimonadota bacterium, a single genomic window includes:
- a CDS encoding ATP-binding cassette domain-containing protein — protein sequence MQPILRANKLTKSFLLQGQPQLILRNVDFEMREQSFVCVVGSSGCGKSTFLELLAGITRPDSGEINFRGEDITGKSGFLGYMPQDDLLFPWLNVVDNALIPVRIKGGDIKTAQARAKRLLPVFGLEEHAEHLPYQLSGGLRQRAAFLRTCMMETELLLLDEPFASLDAITRLQLQNWLGVISRELKLSIILVTHDINEAIKLGDEVRVMKHQPGQFVATFELDRDKNKSDMEKMDLQREILAWVEKTDNSVSS from the coding sequence ATGCAGCCGATCCTCAGGGCCAATAAGCTCACCAAATCCTTCCTGCTGCAAGGACAGCCGCAACTGATCCTGCGGAATGTGGATTTCGAGATGCGGGAACAGAGTTTCGTGTGCGTGGTGGGAAGCAGCGGCTGCGGAAAAAGCACATTTCTGGAGCTACTGGCAGGAATCACCCGTCCCGATTCTGGAGAGATTAATTTCCGAGGTGAAGATATTACAGGGAAAAGCGGCTTCCTGGGCTACATGCCCCAGGATGATCTCCTCTTTCCATGGCTGAACGTTGTGGATAACGCCCTAATCCCGGTGCGGATCAAGGGTGGTGACATAAAAACCGCCCAGGCGAGGGCGAAACGACTGCTGCCGGTCTTTGGCCTGGAGGAACACGCGGAGCATCTGCCCTATCAGCTCAGTGGCGGATTGCGCCAAAGAGCTGCTTTTTTGCGAACCTGCATGATGGAGACCGAACTACTGCTTCTCGATGAGCCTTTTGCCAGCCTCGATGCTATAACGCGTTTGCAACTGCAAAATTGGCTTGGTGTTATATCAAGAGAGTTAAAGTTAAGCATCATCCTTGTGACCCACGATATAAATGAAGCCATTAAGCTGGGGGATGAGGTCAGGGTGATGAAGCATCAACCGGGGCAGTTCGTGGCCACTTTTGAGTTGGACAGGGATAAGAACAAGTCGGACATGGAAAAAATGGATCTCCAGCGGGAAATCCTGGCCTGGGTGGAAAAAACGGATAACAGCGTCAGCAGCTGA